The proteins below come from a single Chryseobacterium capnotolerans genomic window:
- a CDS encoding M48 family metalloprotease, producing the protein MTRKLIVLMYFLFSVAGISQTYKAIDTADYLQRKDFLKHFTTNNETLMKGLRSQYSGRTGSEMSKIYKEFGTDFEKQVKNKDFVFKSEFDAVIKSLVERLRKNNPRIPKDLKILIARDNTPNAYCLADGTFVINMGLYNWMDNEAQIAGVISHELGHKIEEHTLKSILNSVEQNKLDKSTVQNIKETTDQRSKGRNEKAFDILKNRIYKKGVEKRKFEMQADSLGYVIFKNSDFKKSEFVSGLQKLQKFDTISPRVLKMETYKKLFDLPKQAFNDKWMKKEDFSLYNYNFYKEKLDKDSVASHPEMVKRIEKLKKTFPELNTSVESEKPSEAYLALKKTARMEILPNYFHSEDYGLGIYAAMQFLQDGEEEKYYKEWLGKCFSKIYEARKNYNLNRYLDRVEPKDQSESYQQFLNFMWNLSLDEVKNISDYYQGAELAITSK; encoded by the coding sequence ATGACCAGAAAACTTATTGTATTGATGTACTTCCTGTTTTCAGTAGCGGGAATTTCCCAGACCTATAAAGCCATAGATACCGCGGACTACCTTCAGCGGAAAGATTTTTTGAAACATTTTACCACCAATAATGAAACTTTGATGAAAGGGCTGAGATCCCAGTATTCCGGAAGGACAGGCTCCGAAATGTCTAAAATTTATAAAGAATTCGGAACTGATTTTGAAAAGCAGGTAAAAAATAAAGACTTTGTTTTTAAATCTGAATTTGATGCTGTCATTAAATCTTTAGTAGAAAGGCTCAGAAAAAATAATCCCAGAATTCCCAAGGATCTTAAAATTCTTATTGCAAGAGATAATACACCCAATGCATACTGTCTTGCAGACGGAACTTTTGTGATCAATATGGGATTGTATAACTGGATGGATAATGAAGCTCAGATAGCAGGGGTAATTTCCCATGAATTAGGACATAAGATAGAAGAACATACGCTGAAATCTATCCTGAATAGTGTAGAACAGAATAAACTAGACAAATCTACAGTACAAAATATCAAAGAAACCACAGATCAGCGCAGTAAGGGACGTAACGAAAAGGCTTTTGATATTCTTAAAAACAGAATTTATAAAAAAGGAGTAGAGAAGAGAAAGTTTGAAATGCAGGCGGATTCTCTGGGATACGTTATTTTTAAAAACAGTGACTTTAAGAAAAGTGAGTTTGTCAGCGGATTACAAAAACTCCAGAAATTCGATACCATTTCACCCAGAGTACTTAAAATGGAAACCTATAAAAAACTTTTTGATCTTCCCAAGCAGGCTTTTAATGATAAATGGATGAAGAAAGAAGATTTTTCTCTGTACAATTATAACTTTTACAAAGAGAAACTGGACAAGGATTCTGTTGCCTCGCACCCAGAAATGGTAAAAAGGATAGAAAAGCTTAAAAAGACTTTTCCTGAACTTAATACTTCTGTAGAATCGGAAAAACCATCCGAGGCATATCTGGCTTTGAAAAAAACTGCAAGAATGGAGATCCTTCCCAACTATTTCCACTCTGAAGATTATGGATTGGGAATTTATGCAGCGATGCAATTCCTGCAGGACGGAGAAGAGGAAAAGTACTATAAAGAGTGGCTGGGAAAATGCTTCTCCAAAATTTACGAGGCCAGGAAAAACTATAACCTGAACCGATATCTGGATAGAGTAGAACCTAAGGATCAAAGTGAAAGTTATCAGCAATTCCTGAACTTTATGTGGAATCTAAGCCTGGATGAGGTCAAAAATATTTCAGATTATTATCAGGGTGCCGAACTTGCTATAACATCGAAATAG